tcctgtcagtcacatatcatacatattatacacattggagctggttatattcctgtcagtcacatatcatacatattacattggagctggttatattcctgtcagtcacatatcatacatattatacacattggagctggttatattcctgtcagtcacatatcatacatattatacacattgGAGCTGGTTATATTCTTGTCAGTCACATATcatacatattatacacattggagctggttatattcctgtcagtcacatatcatacatattatacacattggagctggttatattcctgtcagtcatatataatacatattatacacattggagctggttatattcctgtcagtcacatatcatacatattacattagagctggttatattcctgtcagtcacatatcatacatattatacacattggagctggttatattcctgtcagtcacatatcatacatattatacacattggagctggttatattcctgtcagtcacatatcatacatattatacacattggagctggttatattcctgtcagtcacatatcatacatattatacacattgGAGCTGGTTATATTCCTGTCAGTCACATATCATACATATTGTACACATTGGAGCTGGTTATATTCCTGTCAgtcatatataatacacattgaAGCTGGTTATATTCCTATCAgtcatatataatacacattatacacattggagctggttatattcctgtcagtcatatataatacacattatacacattggagctggttatattcctgtcagtcatatataatacacattatacacattggagctggttatattcctgtcagtcatatataatacacattatacacattggagctggttatattcctgtcagtcatatataatacacattatacacattggAGCTGGTTATATTCCTATCActcatatataatacacattatacaccaTGGAGCTGGTTATATTTCTGTCAGtcacatatacacattatactTGTTAGAGCTGGTTTATGCCAATCcgttacataaaatacatatccgGATGAATTCATTGTCCTGCTTATgattatattatcttttttttgatAGGTTGTATCTTGGAGGAACAGGATTGTGAGTGGTCCGTAACAGAGATCACGTGAAGTGAGGTGTAGTAACTCCGTGAGAATGGACCCTAACAGGAGTCATATGACTGGAGTATTAAATCTCACTGTTGAGATCATCTATATGCTGACTGGTGAGGTATGGGATTCTGAGAATATGTGTTGCCCTAATGATGGTGTAGTCTTAGTGTGGCCACTAATAGACATATTCCCACAGAATCAATCTGTATCAGTCAGGTAGGTAGATATTCTCAGTATCCGTTTGAGTTGTGGGCAAGTATTTAGCCAGAGAagagaactaaaaaaaaaaaaagtattgtgtgTGGCTACAACATTTATCAATGTCCTCTCTATTGCTTAGGATTACACAGTTGTAAAGAAGACATCTGGGAGAAATGACACCCACAGTAATAGTCCAGAAGGACTGAGCAGGGCCCAGAGCCCCATCATggaacctccacctcactcactgatacatgagagaaacaatgaccagaggattctagaactcaccaacaagatcattcatctgctgactggagaggtgactgctgggaatgggacattatacagtaacaccaggggatgtgtctgggtgatgactattattgtgtgtgtcaggttcctataaggtgtcaggatgtcactgtctgtTTATACTTGCAGGTGTGGCAATATTTAGAAGGACAGAAGAATCTGTACAAGTATGTCATGATGGATAATCAACTCCTCACATCAATGGGTAAGAAGAGTTATATCACTGTTCTGGTTGTGTAGCTAGCATATGTCTTTAGCAGGTGATAACATCTTGTTATTTGTGCAAAGGGGGATCTTAAACACACATCAAATAGCAAAATTaaggaaaacaaaatataatacttTCTTAGACTTGGGCATAAAGTAGGTATTGGCCTATAGAATATACTAATGCTAATAAAGTATTTAATAGTGTGATATAAATGTAGATGCATTGCAATGTAAATGTAAGTATATGTCAATAAATATCATTAGTTTTGCTTGTTTCTTAACAGATTTATCAGAGACCAGAAATGAGAAGGAACCAATCTCTTGGGAAGAAGAAAATCTCACAGATACAGACATTGATACACCTACAAATCTTACACAATgtacatctactcatattaaggaggaatctgcCTTATGTGAAGAAGGAaatctcacagacactgacagttATACACCCagagatcatacacaatatacatctacgcctattaaggaggaatcagtctcgtgtgaagaaggaaatctctcacacactgacatttatacacccacagatgaTGCACAAAATCTGTccactcatattaaggaggaatcggtCTTGCGTGAACAAGGAAATCTCCCAGACACTGACAGTTATTCATCCACAGAACACAGAGATATGTATTATACACTTACCCATATACAGGGAAACAATGGAGAAGACTGTAATACCCATAAATTTGAAGATAATTGTATCAGCAGTATTTCTGATCATGTAGAACAACAGACAGAAAATAAGGTAGCATGTAAATCACTGCTGATCATAAATCAGAGACCTCACAAAGGAAAAGAACACTATTCACATTCTGATCATGGAAGTTGTTTTTCTGATCAATCAAATTTTGCAAAACGACAAAAACATCATCCATGGAAGAAGCTTTTTACATGTACTAGATGTCATAGGCATTTTAGCACTAGATTAGGACTTTTTAGACATCAAATCATTCACCTAGGCCAGGAAAGAAAACTTGAGAAGGCGACAGACATTGCTCTGGATCATACAATTGCTGCTTCTGCTGTTGTGCAGCGTAATGGCACAAGTCCTGTACCGACTAGCGATGTCTGTAAACTAAGAACAAACACCACAGATGGAATTTATCATGGCTGTCCGCATCAGAATTCTTTTGTTACTAACTCAGATGATGTAGATAATCGGGAAATAAATAAGGCAGTTTGTGTGGAATGTGGAGAAGTCCTCACTTTTAAACCACGGCCTATTTCACAACAGAGCATTCATACAGAAGGAACGCAATATtcctgttctgaatgtgggaagtgtttttgTAACAACTCTCATCTCATTatacatcaaagaattcacactggagagaaacccTTTGGATGTTTGGCATGTGGAAAACGCTTTGCTACAAAATCAACtcttgttatacatcagagaattcacacacgCGAGAAGCCTTATTCCTGCACTGAGTGTCAAAGATGTTTTCCATGTAATTCACAATTAGTTatacatcagaggactcacacaggagagaagccatattcttgctctgaatgtgggaaaggtTTTATCAGTAACTCAGATCTTCTTAGACATAGGAGAATTCACACTGGAGAGAGACcgtttaaatgttctgaatgtggaaaatgtttctcCCAAAAGTCACATCTTCGGGAGCATCAGAAAActcacagaaaataaattttatgTCCTTTCATAGTTTTTCAAATGATAATTTGCTTCATTTTTATATTCAGAATCATGTGGTAGAACCATTATACACAGCTTGGAAAATGTATTATGTTAAAAATGTCTAAGCTTATTTAAAGCCACAGTAAAACGTTAATGTcttttcattaatatatataatataaacataaaacaattttagtattgcagcaataaattaaacaaaatcagtcacattttatttttgtagctgATTTGGGGTTTCTTTGCAAATGTTACCATACAGCAACACCAAGATGACAAATTTCTTAGCTAAAAACCTCTCTTACTGAATGTACAAATCCATACATATTATACTGACTTTTATTGCTTCCGGGGAAaaggaatataaaaaataaaatattctggtTTGTATTAAGGGTAAGGTATATGTAATCCTCAACTATTAGAACAGCTATTCAAGATGTTCGCCtctagcagccccctttccgatGCACTAGACACTTTCCACAgcactcagttgcccccaggactttagcttgggtagtagtagttgttgatttACAATTGCCCAGTGGAGTGGACAAAACTcagtaggaggtagtgagcaatctTGATGGTTCCGTAAAGGAAACTGAGAATTAGACTGGCACTTGCCTGATGAAGTGGTCAACACATGGTTGTAGGATGTGAGCAACCAGGTGGTGTAGTGTTACAAACTGgcaggcaggggttaatgcaaaTAACAGGCCACGGTCaagagtagagaagacagcagttcctATAAAGCCAgcggtcagggcaggtagagatatatatgcggatctgtttaacaagccaagagtcaggagtggagaagactgCAAAATTCTTTAAACAATGCAGGTCAAACAATGAGAGCAGAACAGGTCACAGgctacaaggcacactaggtcaagcaggaactatcactagTATTGGTTTGAAGACTGAAAGAGGTTTGTAAAGGCAGCGGCATcaatcagaaactgcaggatgattaccTGCATGAGTGTGATAAGTGATTGCACACCCGAGGCTGCCAGATTGAGAGCTaaatgaagcttgtaactatttaactagcaaccagctgaatcagtgtaTTGCAGTATTAATCCTACACATCGTAATAGCAGTAATTGCACGGATGACAGATCAAACAAACGGGAGAGATCCTTATTTTCTAACAGTTTGTTTTATATGTCTGCAACACCTGTCTAAATGCCTGCTATTTCTGTTCTTTGTTCTTATTCTGTGTCACATCTACTGTGTTGTGAAGGTACTACTTGTGGGGAATACCTTTTGTTGAGTTGCAGAACATCTGCTAAACTTGCCTTTACTGAGATTTGgacattattaaatggagttttaGGATTGAGTGAGTGCCATGGCCAGAAGAGAGCTGTTGTGAAATAGTAGCACCAGGCAATTTAATAAAGGTCAAGCCTAGTTATTTAAGTGTACCCCCCTCCAAGTCCATGTTTAACACACAAACTGGGAAGGGTTAACTCGCTAATCCACTACACATGTAACCTTATACTGTTACTGGATGAATTCAATTGTGTAAATCTAATTAGTCACATTGATTCAGGACTGACCTATCAGCCCCAGACCAGCCAGAGCCGCCCTCACAGCACCCTGCAGGAAGTACCAAGTGACGGCTATCTCCCACTTTAGCCCCAATTCCAGTCTTCAGCCAAGTAAGTAAGTTGAGAGGGTTAAAAGGTTTTTTCGTGGCTACAGGTGGCTACATTATACGTAAAACCCGCTGGCAACAGCAATCAGGGCTGAGGCGCAACACCTGATTGCAAAGCATGTCTGCACTGTTGCTTAAATAGCAACTAGGATTGTGGCGCAAAACCTGATTTCAGTCCATATACACCTTTAAATCTTGGCCTAGTATTACAGAATTACCTTGTATAGGGACTAGTAATGTACTGACTTTTTTGACCGCTTCCTTTCTTTAACTAGTCTTCAGTCTCCATTCCTACAACCAAGCTTATGTCTCATGCTGTATCCTGCTCTTTCCACCTTGAGACAAGCATATTCCAGCTACCCTTGCCAAAAGGGTCTCTTGGTTGCTGCAAATCTGTGCTCCAGGAGTATCGCTAGCCAGACCTCCAGTGAGGCTAGTTTCTGACATTTTCCTGCTGCCCAAGAAATTGACCTCACTAGAGTAGCACAGCAGCTTGCAATATAGCAGCAATTGGCGGTAAGACGAAGCTGGTGAAGCCAGATATTAGacgcagccccctgagtcctggcatGCCGTCTcctgcgcagcagttcagctcttctccggctgtcattccttccccgacactgaactgctgcgcaagcgcaacagTTCAGTACTTCTCTGGCTGTCATTTGAGGCCATAAGAGtctttgggggcattactgtggcataaaagatattggggacattactgtggcataaaatgtattgggggcaactgtggcatactatgtgtttctgggggcaactgtggcatattatgtgtttctgcgggcaactgtggcaaggtatgaattgggggcacaactatgtggtataagatgaattgggggcacacttatgaggtatgatgtgaactggggcactactgtgcggcataactttttttttttgttggttccttactgttaatatgatattagcctcataaaatgagaaataattttatatatatagccgcagagaggggagggggcggctacaaattgcctgggcctgcttggtggcccgagtccccactggagacctaattttgaaaaaaaaataaaagtactttttttaaaaaaaaatgtattgactgcagtggtcacatggtactcggcgggctgctggatatcttcccatgctgtgcagtggagaataaggtaagaagaaggtgtgctggagagggggcatttgtgacgaaaggtgatggagaggggcatgtgtcactaaaggtgctgggcagagggggggcaagtgtgattaaagcatgtgggcagagggaggcacgtgtgattaaatcatgtgggcagaggggacatatgtgagcaaagctgctgagcaaggggacatgtgtgattaatgcatttttctgtaagagggtggcctggtgcttttcacctgctagacacgcccccaatgatgtactgccacacccccaattgtacgaccacttgcatggtaaaaaaaatgttgcggcggaacaacatttttttaaccatgcttaactataagggaggacccatggggttgctgtactggggccatgaatttctctaggcagctctgtatgtatgtatgtatgtatgtatgtgtatgtgtgtgttatatacataatatatatatatatatatatatatatatacacacatatatacatatacacacacaactggcacacctgggcttgactagattttagccttAGACCATTCTTCTGGGAAATTAGCTGTAAATAACTCGAATTGCACACTGGTTTAAAAATCTGTGGCAGGTTTTCGGTTCGCCATCATAGAAGAAGCTGGAGTTAGGAAGGCCATACCGAGATCACCGCAGAGTAAGAGAAGAAGGAGTGACTGTGGCTAATGTATTCTGAAGCGTGTCAATTTGGGAAGACAGGCCCTGAATACACTGCATGAGCTGTATCTGGGTGGCTTGTTGTTTCTCTACACTGCCAACTAAATGCTGGAGGAGGTTTCATGGAGAAGGGTTCCCCACTGG
The nucleotide sequence above comes from Mixophyes fleayi isolate aMixFle1 chromosome 6, aMixFle1.hap1, whole genome shotgun sequence. Encoded proteins:
- the LOC142159851 gene encoding uncharacterized protein LOC142159851 — translated: MDPNRSHMTGVLNLTVEIIYMLTGEDYTVVKKTSGRNDTHSNSPEGLSRAQSPIMEPPPHSLIHERNNDQRILELTNKIIHLLTGEVWQYLEGQKNLYKYVMMDNQLLTSMDLSETRNEKEPISWEEENLTDTDIDTPTNLTQCTSTHIKEESALCEEGNLTDTDSYTPRDHTQYTSTPIKEESVSCEEGNLSHTDIYTPTDDAQNLSTHIKEESVLREQGNLPDTDSYSSTEHRDMYYTLTHIQGNNGEDCNTHKFEDNCISSISDHVEQQTENKVACKSLLIINQRPHKGKEHYSHSDHGSCFSDQSNFAKRQKHHPWKKLFTCTRCHRHFSTRLGLFRHQIIHLGQERKLEKATDIALDHTIAASAVVQRNGTSPVPTSDVCKLRTNTTDGIYHGCPHQNSFVTNSDDVDNREINKAVCVECGEVLTFKPRPISQQSIHTEGTQYSCSECGKCFCNNSHLIIHQRIHTGEKPFGCLACGKRFATKSTLVIHQRIHTREKPYSCTECQRCFPCNSQLVIHQRTHTGEKPYSCSECGKGFISNSDLLRHRRIHTGERPFKCSECGKCFSQKSHLREHQKTHRK